A region of Vigna radiata var. radiata cultivar VC1973A unplaced genomic scaffold, Vradiata_ver6 scaffold_236, whole genome shotgun sequence DNA encodes the following proteins:
- the LOC106753174 gene encoding uncharacterized protein LOC106753174, translating to MINPFYVVCLVIIGVSIAVHGSQDTIKEDLELERQLKLINKHPIKTIHTKHGDIVDCIDIYKQLAFDHPLLKDHKLQRKRSLQKSSMKNLGKKSNFKLERVKCPKGSIPVRRTTKEDLIREKKLLNKNILAQGIPGVHLAELALSRKFSPYYGVEGKNNVYNPRVTKGQMSLSHVWVQNGPNNKISLGWQVSPDLYGDNKTHLYASWTRDNFHKTGCYNVRCPGFVHTNSQIYLGLHADNTSKYNGTIYEFENYISMHPVTKDWWIQACGEDVGYYPAKLFSNLTWADKVGWGGRTLTPHGSPSPPMGAGHFPDNNIYHSCYFRNISFENAIRIKKGPERYQTEKYVDKPNCFDLKYYGNVHGNSGYMLQFGGPGGMCDD from the exons ATGATCAATCCATTTTATGTTGTGTGTTTGGTGATAATTGGTGTTAGCATAGCAGTTCATGGTTCTCAAGATACAATCAAAGAAGATTTGGAACTTGAAAGACAACTAAAGCTAATCAATAAGCATCCTATTAAAACtattcat accAAACATGGAGACATAGTTGATTGTATTGATATTTACAAACAACTAGCATTTGATCATCCTTTGTTAAAGGATCACAAGCTAcag AGAAAACGTAGTTTACAAAAATCAAGTATGAAGAATTTAGggaaaaaatctaattttaaactTGAAAGAGTCAAATGTCCTAAAGGGTCCATTCCTGTTCGAAGAACAACAAAAGAAGATCTTAttcgagaaaaaaaattattaaataagaatattCTTGCTCAAGGAATTCCTGGTGTTCAT CTTGCAGAATTAGCTCTTTCACGGAAATTTAGTCCATACTATGGTGTTGAAGGAAAAAACAACGTTTATAATCCACGAGTCACTAAAGGTCAAATGTCTCTTTCTCATGTGTGGGTTCAAAATGGACCCAACAATAAAATCAGTCTTGGATGGCAA GTGAGTCCAGATTTGTATGGTGAcaataaaactcatttatacGCATCATGGACG AGAGACAACTTTCACAAGACAGGATGTTATAATGTTCGATGTCCAGGTTTTGTTCATACTAATTCCCAAATTTATCTTGGTCTACATGCCGACAATACATCTAAATATAATGGAACAATTTATGAGTTTGAGAATTATATTTCTATG CACCCAGTAACGAAAGACTGGTGGATTCAAGCATGTGGTGAAGATGTTGGATATTATCCTGCAAAGTTATTCTCTAACTTGACTTGGGCAGATAAAGTAGGGTGGGGTGGAAGAACATTGACTCCTCACGGTTCTCCCAGCCCTCCAATGGGAGCTGGACATTTTCCTGATAATAACATTTATCATTCATGTTACTTCagaaatatttcttttgaaaatgCAATAAGAATAAAGAAGGGACCGGAAAGATATCAAACAGAAAAGTACGTCGACAAACCTAATTGTTTTGACCTTAAGTATTACGGCAATGTTCATGGCAATAGTGGATATATGCTCCAATTTGGAGGACCTGGTGGTATGTGTGATGATTGA
- the LOC106753176 gene encoding uncharacterized protein LOC106753176 has product MINPFIVACLVISGVSIPIHGFQDTLEEDLELERQLKLIINKPPIKTIHTKNGDMIDCIDIYKQLAFDNPLLKDHKLQTKPSFQKSSTKNLANKSRFNLEKVQCPKGSIPIRRTTKEDLIREKQLLNKSILVQGITGIHHAELALSSKFSPYYSISGRNNAYNPPVSKGQMSLSHVWVQKGPISTNNKISLGWQVSPDLYGDNKTHLYALWTVLFKLIPKFILVQLLEIYLLMVDLFLIQSVMEPSTKDWWIHISGEDIGYFPAKLFSNLASADKVGWGGRTLTRHGSPSPQMGSGHFPDKNLYHACYFRTIYFENASRIKSGPEKYQTEKYVDKPNCFGLRYYGNVHGIGGYMLQFGGPGGKCDG; this is encoded by the exons ATGATCAATCCATTTATTGTTGCGTGTTTGGTGATAAGTGGTGTCAGCATACCAATTCATGGTTTTCAAGATACACTCGAAGAAGATTTGGAACTTGAAAGACAACTAAAGCTAATAATCAATAAGCCTCCTATCAAAACTATTCAT acaAAAAATGGAGACATGATTGATTGCATTGATATTTATAAACAACTAGCATTTGATAATCCTTTACTAAAGGATCACAAGTTACAG ACGAAACctagttttcaaaaatcaaGTACGAAGAATTTAGCAAATAAATCTAGATTTAATCTTGAAAAAGTGCAATGTCCTAAAGGATCTATACCTATTCGAAGAACAACAAAAGAAGATCTCATTcgagaaaaacaattattaaataagagTATTCTTGTTCAAGGAATTACTGGTATTCAT CATGCAGAATTAGCTCTTTCATCAAAATTTAGTCCATATTATAGCATTAGTGGACGAAACAATGCTTATAATCCACCTGTCTCTAAGGGTCAAATGTCTCTCTCTCATGTGTGGGTTCAAAAGGGACCCATaagtactaataataaaatcagtCTTGGATGGCAA GTGAGTCCAGATTTGTATGGTGAcaataaaactcatttatacGCATTATGGACG GTTTTGTTCAAACTAATTCCGAAATTTATCTTGGTGCAACTATTAGAGATATATCTTCTTATGGTGGACCTGTTTTTGATTCAGTCAGTTATG GAGCCATCAACCAAAGACTGGTGGATTCATATAAGTGGTGAAGATATTGGATATTTTCCTGCAAAGTTATTCTCTAACTTGGCTTCGGCAGATAAAGTAGGGTGGGGTGGAAGAACATTGACTCGTCATGGTTCTCCCAGCCCTCAAATGGGATCTGGACATTTTCCTGATAAAAACCTTTATCATGCATGTTATTTCAGAACTATTTACTTTGAAAATGCATCTAGAATAAAGAGTGGACcagaaaaatatcaaacagaAAAGTACGTTGATAAACCTAATTGTTTTGGCCTTAGGTACTACGGCAATGTTCATGGCATTGGTGGATATATGCTCCAATTTGGAGGACCTGGTGGTAAGTGTGATGGTTGA
- the LOC106753177 gene encoding uncharacterized protein LOC106753177, with protein MTCVPLDAKAEGSHKDEGGGREQTKNGDKVDCIDIYKQLAFDHPLLKDHKLQRKPSFQKSSMKNLATKPNFKLEKVKCPKGSIPVRRTTKEDLIREKQLLNMSIFVKDIPGVHLAELALSSKFSPYYGVRGYNSVYNPPVSKGQISLSHVWVQNGPINSNNKITFGWQVSPDLYGDNKTHIYASWTKDNFHKTGCYNVRCPGFVQTNVEFYLGGDVGDISSYGGPVFDSIYYITMDPETKNWWIHTTGEDIGYYPAKIFSNLTSADKVGWGGRTLTRHGSPSPQMGSGHFPDKNLYHACYFRTIYFENASRIKYGPKRYQTEKYVDKPKCYDLTYYGNVHGIGGYMLQFGGPGGKCDD; from the exons ATGACATGTGTGCCCTTGGATGCAAAGGCAGAGGGATCTCACAAAGATGAAGGTGGAGGGCGTGAACAG acaAAAAATGGAGACAAAGTTGATTGCATTGATATTTATAAACAACTAGCATTTGATCATCCTTTACTAAAGGATCACAAGTTACAG AGAAAACctagttttcaaaaatcaaGTATGAAGAATTTGGCAACTAAACCTAATTTTAAACTTGAAAAAGTCAAATGTCCTAAAGGGTCTATCCCTGTTCGAAGAACAACAAAAGAAGATCTCATTcgagaaaaacaattattaaatatgagtATTTTTGTTAAAGATATTCCTGGTGTTCAT CTTGCTGAATTAGCTCTTTCATCGAAATTTAGTCCATACTATGGTGTTAGAGGATATAACAGCGTTTATAACCCACCGGTCAGTAAGGGTCAAATATCTCTTTCTCATGTGTGGGTTCAAAATGGACCCATAAATTCTAACaataaaatcacttttggaTGGCAA GTGAGTCCAGATTTGTATGGTGACAATAAAACTCATATATACGCATCGTGGACG aaaGACAACTTTCACAAGACAGGATGTTACAATGTTCGATGTCCAGGTTTTGTTCAAACCAATGTCGAATTTTATCTTGGTGGAGATGTCGGAGATATATCTTCTTATGGTGGACCAGTTTTCGattctatatattatattactatG GACCCAGAAACAAAAAACTGGTGGATTCATACAACTGGTGAAGATATTGGATATTATCCTGCAAAGATATTCTCTAACTTGACTTCGGCGGATAAAGTAGGGTGGGGTGGAAGAACATTGACTCGTCATGGTTCTCCCAGCCCTCAAATGGGATCTGGACATTTTCCTGATAAAAACCTTTATCATGCATGTTATTTCAGaactatttattttgaaaatgcatCTAGAATAAAGTATGGACCGAAAAGATATCAAACAGAAAAGTACGTTGACAAACCTAAATGTTATGACCTTACGTACTACGGCAATGTTCATGGCATTGGTGGATATATGCTCCAATTTGGAGGACCTGGTGGTAAGTGTGATGATTGA